The genomic window TTAAGAGAAGTGGTAAAATAAACAAGGCTTTTTTCGAGCTTCAGGAGCTGGATGAGCTCTTCATTTTTCATGGACTGGTGAAGTCTTCTCTCAATCTCCTCACTTTTTTTGTCGATTTGTTTTAAGTACCTCAAATAATAGGCAGCGGTTTTAAAGAGTATCTGCAAAAGGAATCTTGTTTTTTTGTAGGTATAAAAATCCCTCTGCCGGATTTTTATAAACTCGTCCATAATGGGATTGTCATTAAGGCATACCGTTACGAAGCAATCTTCGGTGATGATAATCCCCAGCGGCAGGGTATCGTATATGTCATTGTTTACAACCGGAATTTTTATAATGACCAGTACATAGTTATCGTCATAATCGATACGGGAGCTTTCTTCCTCATCGAGGGCATATTTAATGACTTCAGCGGGTACCTGGCAGACATTGCCGGTATAAGACACCTCTTCATCGGTGGGATTGGTAATATGTATCCAGGAGCCCTTTTCGAAAATATTGTTTAGATTTTTCAGCCCTTCACCTTCAAAGGTCTTGTATATGGTAAGCATTTTTTCACCCCATTTTCATAGGAGTATTATACCATTTTTATTTTTAATGATTCAAATATTTTGTGGGTAACTATTCATCATATGTTTGAGGAAAAGTTACGCCGACTCAAGCAAGATGAATAGTACCCTACTGGAGGGATAGTATGGATATAAAAAATCTTTCCACACCGGTTTTTATGGTAGACCTGGATATTCTGGAATTTAACATTAAAGAAATGGCCAGCCTTTGCAAAAAAAATAATAAAGAGCTCTGGCCCATGGTAAAGACCCACAAGAGCACTCAAATAGCCAGGATGCAACAAGAGGCTGGAGCTAAAGGTTTTCTGGTAGGAACTCTGGATGAGGCGGAAAAACTTGCACAAGAAGGGTTTAAAAACATTATGCTGGCATATCCGGCAGCCGGGGAACAAAACGTTGCCAGGGTAATTAATACAGCTAAAAAGTCGCGGATTATCCTCAGCCTGGATGGCATGGATGCGGCGAAAGCCTTAAATGAAGCGGCAAAGTGCCATGGCCTGACTCTGGAATATCTCATCATAATCGACAGCGGCCTTCACCGCTTTGGGGTTTTGCCTGAAGAAGCGGTGAAACTGGCCAGTAATTTATCGGTTTTGGAGTATCTAAAGCTAGTCGGTATAGGCACCCATCCCGGCCATGTATATGGTGCCTCAAGCTCCGAGGAAGTCAAAAAAGTTGCCGACGAAGAGATGACAGCCATGAAGCAGGCAAGGGAAAATATGGAAAGAGCTGGATTCAGAATTAACATTGTGGCGACCGGCAGCACTCCAACGGCGATATATGCCGCTAAAGATGAAAATATTACAGCACTCCGCCCGGGCAATTATGTATTTTATGACAACATCCAGATGGCTTTAGGCGTTGTTCCGGAATCGAGGTGTGCTCTCGCCGTGCTGGGCACAATTATATCGCATCCCAGGGAAGATATTTTTATCATAGATGTGGGCAGCAAATGTCTGGGGCTTGATAAAGGTGCCCACGGCATCTCACTGGTAAAGGGGTATGGCTTAATAAAAGACCATCCGGAGCTTTTGATAACTGATCTTTCAGAGGAAGTAGGGAAAATAAAGATAATAGGTGACACCAAAGTCAAAGTAGGAGATAAACTGCAGGTGATTCCTAACCACGCCTGCTCCACCGCCAATATGACGGATTATCTCATAGGCCATAGAAAAGGCGAAATTGAAAGGGCCATATATATCGATATACGTGGAGGTTCCTTCAGGAACCCGTCGGTGAACGATTTATTTTGCTTAAAGAGCAGGATTTAGAAAAAAGGTGTAGAATATATAATAAATAAAAAAGATTCAGCATAAATTTTACGGATGAAGTTACCAGAAAAAATATACTTGACAGAGATATGCATGATTATTAAAATTAACGTATGATTATGCATCCGGATTTTATCAGTAAAACCTAGAGCAAGAATAGATGAAAGGGGGGTTAAAGCCGGCAGAAAAAACATAATTTAATACCAAGTTTAATATTTCAAGAAAAATCGGAGGTGCATTATGAGAAAATTCTGGGGGATCTTTTTAGTTTTAGTGCTGGTAGTTTCTATGGTGGCTGTTGGATGCGGCCAGAAGCAGGAACCTGCCAAGGAGGAACAAAAAGCCCAGGAGGCTCCCAAGGAAGAAGCCAAACAGGAAACTACAGGTGATGTGGTAAAAGTCGGATGGATCGGTTCTTTGACAGGGGACCAGGCTGTTTGGGGCCAGTGCGAATTTAACACAGTTAAGATGCTGGTGGAGGAAATTAATGCCCAAGGTGGCCTTCTGGGCAAAAAGCTGGAGGCCATAGGATATGATACCCGGGGCGACGCCATGGAAGCGGTGAATGCCGTGAGACGTCTCACCAGCCAGGATAAAGTGGTGGCTATTATAGGCCCCAATGCCAGCGGCCAGGCCATACCCATTTCCACGGTGCTAGAGGAAATGAAGGTCCCGGATATTGCGACGGTAGCCACCAATCCCAAGGTTACTGTGGTCGACGGAAAGACAAAACCCTTCAACTTCCGGGTTTGCTTTATAGACCCCTATCAAGGCGCCGTTGCGGCAGGATATGCCGTCGATGTGCTGAAATTCAAGAAAGCTGCGGTGCTCTATGATGTAGCCGATGATTATTCCCAGGGGTTGACCGAGTTTTTCATCAAGACCTTCACCGAAAAGGGCGGAGAAATAGTGGCAAAAGAAGCCTTCAAATCGGGGGATACCGACTTCCGGCCCCAGCTTTCCAAGATAAAAACCGCCAACCCCGATATCATTTTTATGCCCTATTTCTTTAAGGAAGTGGCTCTTAGCGCCAATCAGGCCCGGGAACTGGGCATCAAGGCCGTTCTCATGGGCGGAGACGGCTGGCCTTCTGAAGTGCTTCTGGAGATGGCCAGGGATGCGGTGAACGGCAGCTACTTCGTAAATCACGTAGACTTTGACGACCCAGCGGTGCAGGACTTCAAGAACAGGTACATGAAAAAGTATGATAGAAAAGTGGAGTTGAACGGCTATCTGGCCCATGATGCGTTTCTAATGTTTGTAGACGCGGTAAAGAGAGCCAACAGTTTCGACCCGGTGGCGATTCGCGATGCCCTGGAGACCACCAATATTCAGGGTATTACGGGCAATATAAAGATAGGCAAAGATACCCACAACCCCGAGGGCAAAGAAGCCGCCATTATAAAGATAGTTGACGGTAAGTACGTATTCCAGCAAAAATATTCTCCAAGCAAATAATTTGAGGTTCGAAGTTAGAAGTTTTCAAACTTCTAACTTCGAACATTTAATATGTACGTAGTGAAGGAGCGATACCCTTGATTCAATTTTTGCAGCAGATGATAAACGGTCTGTCTATTGGCAGTGTATATGCTCTCATGGCCGTTGGTTATTCCCTGGTATACAGCATCATGAACTTTTCCAATTTTGCCCATGGCGGTATAATAATGCTGGGAGCTTATTTTGGTTTTTTCTTTTTAACGTTGTTTAACTGGCCTTTTGCCATGGCTTTTCTTGGCGCTGCCATTTGTGCGGCCATCCTGGCAGTGCTGGTGGAAAGAGTGGCGTATAAGCCCTTGAGGATGCGCAATGCGCCGTTTTTATATTTCATCATATCGGCTATGGGGGCCTCCATGTTCATAGAAAACTTTGTCATAGCCACCATAGGCCCTACTTTCAAGACTTATCCCACCGTGTTTTCCCGGGAACCCTTCCGTTTAGGCCCACTCTTTATTGGCAGGCTCGATACCATGATGTTTGTCATTTCTGCCATATGCCTTGCGGCATTAATTTATTTCATCGATTTTACTAAAATGGGAAAAGCCATTCAGGCCACCGCCTTCAACCCTAGAGCCAGCGCTCTGATGGGTATTAATACAGACCTCATAATCATTACGGTCTTTGCCATAGGCGGGTTTCTAGCTGGCATTGCAGGAGTGCTTTTTGGTATGAAGTACACAGTTTACCCTCAGATAGGATTTATAACCATAAAATCCTTTATAGCGGCGGTTTTCGGCGGCCTGGGAAGCCTTCCCGGGGCGGTGATAGGTTCGGTGATCCTGGGCGTTTTGGAGACGCTGATTTCGGGATATTTTTCATCACAGTTCCGGGACCTTATTTCCTTCAGCCTGCTCATCTTTATCCTGGTGTTCAGGCCCATAGGGCTGATGGGTAAATCCACGGAGGAAAAGGCATAGGAGGGATAGCATGGACTGGTTTTACATCAAAGGCATCCTCATATTGTCCGGCATAAACCTCATGGCGGTTCTGGGGCTTTCCCTCCTGACGGGGTTTACGGGCCTTTTTTCCTTCGGTCATGCGGGCTTCATGGCCATAGGGGCATATACTGCGGCAGCAATGGGAATAAAACTGGGGTTGCCTCTTATTCCATCACTTTTAATCGGTGGACTGGCTGCCGGGATTTTCAGCCTCTTTATCGGTAAATTGACCCTCAACCTGAAAGGCGACTATTTCTGCATCGCCACCCTGGGATTTGGCGAAGCCATCCGCCTGATCCTGGACAATGTCCAGTATTTCGGCGGTGCGCGGGGGTGGCCGGGGATTCCGCTTAAGATAGATTTGTGGAATGTGATTATAATAAACGTTGTTGGAATTCTTATCCTCATAAATCTCATAAATTCCCGCCATGGGCGGAATATGATTGCCATTCGAGAGGAAGAACTGGCCGCTAAAACCATAGGGATAGATACTTTTAAATACAAGATGATTTCTCTCTTTATAAGCGCCGTATATGCGGGCATAGCCGGCGGCATGGTGGGATATTATACGGGGTTTTTGCAGCCCAAAATGTTCAGCATGAACAAATCCACCGAACTTACCATCATAGTAATCTTCGGCGGTATAGGCAGCATTTCCGGCAGTGTGCTGGGGGCCCTATTCCTGACAGCTCTGCCCGAAATATTGAGGGCTTTTGCGTTGTGGAGGCTGGTAGCCTACGGAGCGGCAGTTATTTTCATAATGATAAGCAGGCCTGAAGGGCTTATGGGTGGAAAAGAGATTACTCTAAAAGGTATTATGAGGCTGCTGAGGCTGAAAAACCGTCCCGGAAAAGCTGCCGAGGGTTAGGAGGTATAAAATGGAAATGCTCGAGATGAAAAATGTGACCAAAACATTTGGCGGTCTGACCGCCGTTGAAAAGGTTAATTTTATGGTGAAGAAAGGTTCCATTTCGGGTCTTATCGGCCCTAACGGGGCGGGAAAAACCACCATATTTAATCTCATAACAGGCATCTATAAAGTTACCGAGGGGGAAATTATTTTTAAAGGGATACCCATTCAAAATCTTGAGCCTCATAGGATAGCAAGCATGGGTATCACCCGTACTTTCCAGAACATCCGGCTCTTTAAAAAACTATCGGTATATGACAACATCCTGACTGCATGTCACCACAATGCCGGGTATAATTTAATAGAATCGGTATTGAGGCTGGGAAGATTTAAAAAAGAAGAAAAAGATTTAAGGCAGGATACCGAGAATTTAATGGAAATAATGGGCCTCGCCAAGTGGCGGGACCATGCTGCCCACAGCCTGCCCTATGGCCTGCAGCGCCGCCTGGAGATAGCCCGGGCCCTGGCGGTAAAGCCGGAGCTGCTGCTTTTAGATGAGCCCGCAGCTGGTATGAATCCCGACGAAACCCTCCAGTTGATGAACCTTATCCGGGAGATAAGGGACAAATTTAAGTGTACAATTTTCATAATAGAGCACCACATGGACCTGGTGATGGGAATATGTGAAAACATCATGGTGCTCAACTTCGGCAGGAAGCTCACCGAGGGTCCGCCTGAAAAAGTGCAGCGGGACCCGCAAGTCATACAGGCTTATCTGGGAGAGGGGGCGAAACTGGGTGCTTAAGGTAGAAAACCTTCATGTGTATTACGGAGGCATTCACGCCCTCAAGGGAATTGATATTTCGGTGGAAAAAGGCGAGATAGTGACCATTATAGGAGCCAACGGAGCCGGAAAATCCACGCTGCTCAATACCATATCCGGGCTTGTAAGGAGCAGGGAAGGCAGGATTATTTTTAAAGGCAGCCTCCTGCGACCGGTGCCCCATCATATTGTGATGAAGGGCATCTGCCAGGTCCCGGAAGGAAGGCTGGTTTTTGCAAACCTTACCGTGAAAGATAATCTCCTGTTAGGAGCCTATCTACGAAAGGATAAAAACATAAAAAAAGATCTGGAGAAAGTTTACGAACTTTTCCCGAGGCTTGCGGAAAGGCAAAAACAGCTGGCTGGAACCCTTTCCGGAGGCGAACAGCAGATGCTGGCCATGGGCAGGGGTCTCATGAGCAATCCGGAGCTCATGCTTCTGGATGAGCCATCCCTGGGCCTTGCGCCCATTCTGGTGGATACCATCTTTACCGTCATACAGGATATCAAAAAAATCGGTAAGACCATACTTCTGGTGGAGCAAAATGCCTATAAAGCCCTTTCCACCGCCGACAGGGCTTATGTGCTGGAACAGGGGAAGATAGTCAAGGCCGGGAAGGCCGCGGATCTCATCAAAGACCCTACCATTCAGGAATCATATCTGGGGCAAAAAGCAGAGGCCGGAGACCGGAAGTCAGAGGTCGGATTTTAGACTTTGAAGTTGGAAAGATTTAAAATGTATTTTCGAGGATAAAATAAAATATGTATAGAAGGGAATTATAAGTAGAGAAGAATATATGAAAGGTAGGGATAAGATGACGGCACTTGATATTCGAAGCCTGGTACTGAAGAACCTGGCGGGCAGCACTCGGGAAGAAGTAGAGGGCTATATCACCGAAACCATTGAGACCCGGGAAGAAGAGGCCCTTCCCGGTATGGGGATCCTCTTTGAGACGGTATGGCAAAAATCTAACGACAACGAGAGAAGCAGCATGATGGATAAGATTATGGAGACCATAAACAACCAACCTACGTCTTAAACTAAACTTAAAAAGATTATTTCAAAGCTCCGGCCTTAAAACCGGAGTTCTTTTTTGTTTTAAACATAACATTTTAAGGAAGATATTCATATATTGTATTAGACCAGAAAGAAGGGGGGAAAAACACGGATGGACTGGTATCATGGCATTCACAAGGCCTATGAAATAGATCTTGAAGAAATCCGGATTTTAGCCGAAGTGGCGAGAACAGCTCCGCCTCCGGTAGCCCACAGTGTGTTGAGGTTTATAATGGATGAAGTAATGGAAGCCATGCACTGGCATATGATGCTCATGATGAGACCTGGATATGCTGAGCCACATTATGAATACGACTATGAACATCCGTCGTATGGTGCTCCATACACGGCTGAAGATAAAAAGGAAGATGATAAGTAAACCGGAAACAATGAAGTAAAAGGAGGGATGAAGATGGACTGGAGAGAGGGGCTCAACAGGATTCTAAGACTGGATGAACAGGAACTAGCTCTCTGGGAAAATTTGATGATGACGGCACCCAATGAGAGCATGAGGCGGATGCTCAGAAATGCGATAGCCCGTGAAAGAGAAGAAATGCGCATGATAAGGGAATTGATGATGGGTGGGCCTATGGACCCATAAACTCATTCTTTGACATAAAATGGTAAACCGGGGTGGCTTAAAGCTCCGGTTTATTATATATATTTATGAAAGAAATCCGCTTTCGCAGCGGATTTTTTCAGGGAATCAGTTTTTCGAGCATGTCATAAGTTTGCGGGCCTACTATGCCGTCTACCTTTAATTTATTATCTTTTTGAAACTGCATTACAGCCTTTTCGGTAAGAGGGCCA from Biomaibacter acetigenes includes these protein-coding regions:
- a CDS encoding magnesium transporter CorA family protein, which codes for MLTIYKTFEGEGLKNLNNIFEKGSWIHITNPTDEEVSYTGNVCQVPAEVIKYALDEEESSRIDYDDNYVLVIIKIPVVNNDIYDTLPLGIIITEDCFVTVCLNDNPIMDEFIKIRQRDFYTYKKTRFLLQILFKTAAYYLRYLKQIDKKSEEIERRLHQSMKNEELIQLLKLEKSLVYFTTSLKANEIVMEKLLKSRLLKGLHVPENSGLIKMYEEDEDLLEDVITENKQAIEMSEIYSSILSGTMDAYASVISNNLNIVMKFLTSITIVLSIPTLIASLYGMNVPIPFQQSPFAFAGILIASFVISLVTVIVFIKWKMF
- a CDS encoding alanine racemase — protein: MDIKNLSTPVFMVDLDILEFNIKEMASLCKKNNKELWPMVKTHKSTQIARMQQEAGAKGFLVGTLDEAEKLAQEGFKNIMLAYPAAGEQNVARVINTAKKSRIILSLDGMDAAKALNEAAKCHGLTLEYLIIIDSGLHRFGVLPEEAVKLASNLSVLEYLKLVGIGTHPGHVYGASSSEEVKKVADEEMTAMKQARENMERAGFRINIVATGSTPTAIYAAKDENITALRPGNYVFYDNIQMALGVVPESRCALAVLGTIISHPREDIFIIDVGSKCLGLDKGAHGISLVKGYGLIKDHPELLITDLSEEVGKIKIIGDTKVKVGDKLQVIPNHACSTANMTDYLIGHRKGEIERAIYIDIRGGSFRNPSVNDLFCLKSRI
- a CDS encoding ABC transporter substrate-binding protein — encoded protein: MRKFWGIFLVLVLVVSMVAVGCGQKQEPAKEEQKAQEAPKEEAKQETTGDVVKVGWIGSLTGDQAVWGQCEFNTVKMLVEEINAQGGLLGKKLEAIGYDTRGDAMEAVNAVRRLTSQDKVVAIIGPNASGQAIPISTVLEEMKVPDIATVATNPKVTVVDGKTKPFNFRVCFIDPYQGAVAAGYAVDVLKFKKAAVLYDVADDYSQGLTEFFIKTFTEKGGEIVAKEAFKSGDTDFRPQLSKIKTANPDIIFMPYFFKEVALSANQARELGIKAVLMGGDGWPSEVLLEMARDAVNGSYFVNHVDFDDPAVQDFKNRYMKKYDRKVELNGYLAHDAFLMFVDAVKRANSFDPVAIRDALETTNIQGITGNIKIGKDTHNPEGKEAAIIKIVDGKYVFQQKYSPSK
- a CDS encoding branched-chain amino acid ABC transporter permease yields the protein MIQFLQQMINGLSIGSVYALMAVGYSLVYSIMNFSNFAHGGIIMLGAYFGFFFLTLFNWPFAMAFLGAAICAAILAVLVERVAYKPLRMRNAPFLYFIISAMGASMFIENFVIATIGPTFKTYPTVFSREPFRLGPLFIGRLDTMMFVISAICLAALIYFIDFTKMGKAIQATAFNPRASALMGINTDLIIITVFAIGGFLAGIAGVLFGMKYTVYPQIGFITIKSFIAAVFGGLGSLPGAVIGSVILGVLETLISGYFSSQFRDLISFSLLIFILVFRPIGLMGKSTEEKA
- a CDS encoding branched-chain amino acid ABC transporter permease; translation: MDWFYIKGILILSGINLMAVLGLSLLTGFTGLFSFGHAGFMAIGAYTAAAMGIKLGLPLIPSLLIGGLAAGIFSLFIGKLTLNLKGDYFCIATLGFGEAIRLILDNVQYFGGARGWPGIPLKIDLWNVIIINVVGILILINLINSRHGRNMIAIREEELAAKTIGIDTFKYKMISLFISAVYAGIAGGMVGYYTGFLQPKMFSMNKSTELTIIVIFGGIGSISGSVLGALFLTALPEILRAFALWRLVAYGAAVIFIMISRPEGLMGGKEITLKGIMRLLRLKNRPGKAAEG
- a CDS encoding ABC transporter ATP-binding protein, which gives rise to MEMLEMKNVTKTFGGLTAVEKVNFMVKKGSISGLIGPNGAGKTTIFNLITGIYKVTEGEIIFKGIPIQNLEPHRIASMGITRTFQNIRLFKKLSVYDNILTACHHNAGYNLIESVLRLGRFKKEEKDLRQDTENLMEIMGLAKWRDHAAHSLPYGLQRRLEIARALAVKPELLLLDEPAAGMNPDETLQLMNLIREIRDKFKCTIFIIEHHMDLVMGICENIMVLNFGRKLTEGPPEKVQRDPQVIQAYLGEGAKLGA
- a CDS encoding ABC transporter ATP-binding protein; translated protein: MLKVENLHVYYGGIHALKGIDISVEKGEIVTIIGANGAGKSTLLNTISGLVRSREGRIIFKGSLLRPVPHHIVMKGICQVPEGRLVFANLTVKDNLLLGAYLRKDKNIKKDLEKVYELFPRLAERQKQLAGTLSGGEQQMLAMGRGLMSNPELMLLDEPSLGLAPILVDTIFTVIQDIKKIGKTILLVEQNAYKALSTADRAYVLEQGKIVKAGKAADLIKDPTIQESYLGQKAEAGDRKSEVGF
- the sspI gene encoding small acid-soluble spore protein SspI is translated as MKGRDKMTALDIRSLVLKNLAGSTREEVEGYITETIETREEEALPGMGILFETVWQKSNDNERSSMMDKIMETINNQPTS